The nucleotide sequence cacttgggacttgattgaaattctgggcttgaatgatatgtccaaagacatcaactccaaagcccacttagcaatacgtccgtttgcttcgcgattGTGCAGTATgtcaccgagtggaaatgatgtgaccaccgttaccgagtgaccttgaaagtagtgagatagcttcctggtagtaattagaataccatataacagcttctgaacttgagggtacctcgttttggagtcggctaggacctcactgacaaaataaatcggtcgctggactttttggacatggccttcttcctcgcgctcaacgaccaagactgtgctcacaacctgggaggtggctgatacatacagcaacaacggctcctgcgggtgtggtgaggctaggactggtggctcggtgaggagttttTTGAAATCTTcaaaggccttctgtgcttcgggtccccactggaaatcatctgttttcttcagtagcttgaagaagggcatcccccgctcgccaagtcttgaaacaaatcggctgagcgccgccatgcatccagtcagcttctgaacatctttctgggtacttggcggtttcatgttgaggatagcagtgactttctccgggttggcttggatgcccctatgagacaccataaagccaagcagcttccctgacggtactccgaaggtgcacttttcagggttcaatttcatcctgaaaacacggatgctcgcgaaggtttcttctagatccaagatcaaatcatccttttgcttggtcttgacgactacatcatccacataggcttcaacgttgcggccgatctgcgttgagaagcatctttggatcatacgttgataagttgctcctgcgttttttagtccgaacggcatggtgacatAGCAATAAgctccaaagggcgtgatgaatgaagtcttcaagcagtcggattccttcagtcggatctgatgataccccgagtagcaatccagaaaactgagaagctcacagccggcggttgagtcaactacctggtcaatgcgaggcaacccaaaaggatctttgggacaagacttgttgaggtcggtataatcaacacacatgcgccattgccctgttttcttccgaactagaaccgggttagccagccagtcgggatgaaggacttctttgatgaagcctgccgctaacagcttggttaattcctccttgatcgcgtctttcctgtcttgtgcaaatcggcggagtcgttgtttgataggcgttgcatcttctttgacatgtaaggagtgctcaatcacctctctaggaataccgggcatatcagatggtttccacgcaaagatatctttattgttctgaagaaaggtgatgagcgcgctttcctatttacaatctaactcggcgcctattacagcagttttagtaggatcagagggatctaggggaatcttcttagttttggcttcgctttctccactctttgaaatcttggtagcgggcacttctccttcgctcgccgtggctgcagccagtcggatatcctctcgggcagacgccatctcgcgagtttgggccatgtcgcaactctccttgtcgcatgtgacggcttgcttgatgtcgctccgtagggataggactcctcggggaccaggcatcttcatcatcatgtaagtgtagtgcgggacggccatgaacttggctaacgccgggcgtccgagtatggcatggtaagcTGTCTCGAAATTGGCGACTTcgaagctgatattctctgtgcgaaagttttcccgagtgccgaaagtgaccgggagggtgatctggccgagtggagttgcggataatcctggaatcactccgtgaaaaggcgcattgcttggttttagctcggagcgagggatctgcatatcatccaaggtcttggcgaagaggatattgagtgcgctgccaccgtcgatgagggttctgcgaagcttgacattacggaccactgggtctagtaccagggggtaccgccccgggtggaccactcggtcaggatgatccgagcggtcaaacttgattgcaatctctgaccatcgaagatattggggcgtgtcgggctgaacagcattgatctcccgttcagtcaacttctgcttccgtttagactcataagccagggggccgccgaagatatggttgagctccttgcggtgatcttgaaaacctgccggggtgtcgccgtcgtctttcttccttgacgtgctttgttcttcgtcggagttcttccgtgcagtcttggtgtattgatccgcgaattgcttgtagacgaaacaatctttggccacgtggttggagttaggatggtgcgggcattgggagttcatgatcttgtcgaacgtgttgacgcgcgaacgctgtcgagaagagtgactggcggttgcaacaagttccgcaggcttacgcttgcgatccttatgattgttacttccacctcctcccgtagccggcgtacccttgttttgcttccaactgggacccgactgctttgatgcggtgacggcgtcttcagctttggcgtactcgttggctttttcaaacatgagcttgactgtcctgggaggcttacgcccaaacttgccgactagttcttcgtggcgaatccctttggtgaacgcggcgatgatgacgtcgtcggtaatgtcggagatcttgttacgttgttcagaaaatcgccggatgtaatctcgaagggattctccggacttctgaatgacgttgtagagatcatattgtgtgccgggacgctcgaaggtgccttggaagttggcgatgaagtggtcgcgtagttcggcccaagatccaattgtaccgcggggcaatccatggagccaagatcgggcggaatccgctaaagccactggtaaatagttcgccatggccttgttatctcctcctgctgcgcggattgcgagaccgtagacggtaagccacgattcggggttagtggtgccgtcatacttctctattccagtcggtttgaagccggctggccaatccactcgacgcaggtcgtcggtgaaggctgctactccgtcaaggtcgtcgtcgtggcggtccggcgagtgatggtagcctcgagctgctcggcgctgtatgattgtgtcgcgaagatcgatggggcggcgacgaggtggtgagcgaggccgttccactcggcgctccctatgaaggtcgggaggtgagtgaacagaccgctcgtcgtgacccctgctcctgcggttggatcctgcgccggtgatgctgaggcttggatgacggtagtcatgagatcggaagtggggaactcggctgccagtcggcgtgtggacgctttcggagttaactgggaccgaggccgcaatcatggtcttcgtctggttcaagatgttgacgacgtggtcggatcgattgagctcgttttggttgaggagggtgtcgagaagggtgatcgcggcaaccgcattctgttgaggggtgcggaaaaccggtgtcccttcgacgtcttgttggccgatgagatcacgcgctcggcgccctgcttccaaagctcgctgacgtcgatcctcagcctccttcgcggtccgctcacggtcctgctgctcacgccgtagccgttcttgttcttgtgcttgatgctcctcctccagtcggtgacgttcttcggtctcccgggcttggcgttgctcctccgtctcattattggccatgaaaacgccaaagtagagaggagtgtagttgtcatctaggcttccgtcgaagtcgtcgaagtcgttgaagtcgttgtagcgagaactaaattcgtcgtactccacgatgtcagtaggacgtgagtcgatggtgggagagctgttgtagtcatccagttgatccgtcgaaaccgtgccgagtggttggaggatgacgccgacttccctgaagctaggcgaaatcggtgttgaagccgacttccgcctaggcctacgggatgaagacgCTGTGGTAGTGGagacggccgctaaatcgtcggggagcttcatcaggactggtgggtaagccccatcatcttgatctggtgttgttggagaagatgcgatctcggccgagtggtttgaagccgactcggttgagatggtcttgaagtagctTTCAGCCGCGTTCGGGAATCCGAACGAGACCGAAagccggttctctcccgactggtctgattccgagtcgaggagagaaatcttgccgaagttgttggtgacgaagtcgaggctgccgaaccaaaacgtctgcccgggagggaagacgaggtcgtcgatgccggagacggaacccattgcactgatcggcgaaaagcttgacgcaacccctacctggcgcgccaactgtcgaaactagatttcagcaataataaaagggggtggctatcaagctaggaaagtgtatgggtttgaagacaaaaggatttatacaggttcaggccttcttataaaagaagtaataccctactcctgtccggggatgaatccgccgagtgtgttattgattgtatgatttggagaaaatccaacctctgcccctagaggcacccggaccccccttatatatgggaaggagtccgtattacaaaagataatctatatccctaacggaataggaAGATACAGATAAAACACAGTcgtgaccgactaagtctcagggtgtttccttgatacacaagttaagaaacaaacccgagatacaaataagatattctatctacattaggtATCCTGTACCCAGTCCAAATActatcgccgtgtagatatgggatatccataatctccacaaggcTATTCCCCCTAAAGCTCGGATTAATTAGTGGTTAGGCCTCGCCTCCTAATAAACTACTGTATGTTAAGTATGCATGTTATACTGATTAAAAATAACTTTACCCGGCTAACTAATTAAAATATACTAGAACCCTCTATacaacatacttcctccgtttctggacgccgttgactttataagtatatatttgaccgttcgtttattaaaaacttttatgaaatatttaaaactatatgtatacatataagtatatttaacagtaaatcaaatgataggaaaaaattaataattacttaaattttttaaataagacgaacaatcaaACATATTAAAAGGTTatcggtgttaaatatttagaaacgaagggagtatataaacAAATTTACATATACTATAGAAAACAATGTATAAATCAATTATCACCAAAGTCAACCCATATACTGTAATCTGCCCTCTCTGTCCCCCAAAATTCTTTTGTTGCTGCTCCGTGTGCTAATTCATAAGACCAGATGTTTGTACCACATGTATCAAGGTACGTATCTGCGCAGAACGGTAACTTTGGTACAAATGCCAATTCGCCATCGCGAGCAACAAGGTCAACGTGGACGGTCTCAGGCCACTGGTAGAATCTTGGAAGGAATATCATATTCTGCATCCAGTTAAACTTGGTCTTCTTCATCATCGTTGTTAGAGACCCGGTGAACACTGTCTGGCTATGCAAGCTATCTACCTTCTCCCACTCCATGCTTTGCTCGTTAAGCTTGACGAGATGGACCTTCTTCCCACGTCGTTCAATCGCTACAACCATTAATTCACCTTGGTTGGACTCGAGCAAGTAGCTGTCTTCACATTTGAAACCGAAGCTATTAGGCTTGTCAAGAATCTTAAATCCTTCATGGTGCCTGCAAGGATCATAAACTGCTAACCTTCCATCTTGAGCTAGAAGGTATAGCAAGCTGTTATGGAGAACTGGATTGGTGCCCGGCGATGCCTGAAGTTGCGACCAGTCGGGACTGTTCTCCGCCAAATTCCAGTCCTCCCACTCGTCACTGTTTGTTCGGATGGCACTAGCAACCTCAATTGTGAACATCGCCTCTATACCAAATAGCCTCTCATCACGGTCGGAGACAACAAAATTAAACAGCGCATAAGGTTTTTGTGGCAACACTTCAACGAGGACGCCGCTGACGAGGTCGATATCAAACACCGAGGATTTATCCACGCGCATCTTGAGGTGTCGTCCGGTGGAGCAGCAGATTTTCGCGCCAGGCACCTTCAGAGTGTCGTCGACCTCGAAGTTCTTGTCGTAGTAGGGGCTATAGTATCGGATGTTGGCGGTGCCAACCTCGGCGGTGTTGAGCAGGAGCGGCGTGATCCACGCCGGGTAAAAGGGACACAGCGACGCGGCGTAGCGCCAGTGCCGGCACACCAACGCGACGATCGGGTGGCTCGACCACCGCAGACTCCCCAGAATCAGGACGAGCACGTCCGCCGGGAGAGACGACCAGCCCCGAGCCTGTGAcgacgatgcggcggcggcctccatcTAGCTCGATCGCTTGCTCGATCTCGCCGGTTTAAACCCAGTACTGCCGGCCTGATCAGGAGAGACGACGTGCGTGAGCGCGGTGTGTCTTCGTCTGCCAATGGCGTTTTCTTTTTTAAACATTACAGTGTTATGGAGTATATCGTGGtgtgccgcgcgcgcgcgggagctTATATATGTACGTAGGGCGTAGTGGAGCGAAAATACCAATCGGTTTACATGTGGAGTTGCAATGCGATACGAGTTGTCCGGGGAAAAATTAACAAACCTACACGTAAACGTACGTACATACGTGTGCCGCTGGCCGGCACGGTATAGCTCTGCTGCACGTACGGTCGGCAATTTGGAAAGGTGATTTTCCTTAGAAAGggatcggattttttttaatagattagcaatagtgcacgtgcgttgcaacgggaaaaacaCTGTTTGATAATGTGACACCTTGAAAACCTCAAATCTATATTAACAAATAGGTAGAACCGAGTCTAATTT is from Oryza sativa Japonica Group chromosome 9, ASM3414082v1 and encodes:
- the LOC107275354 gene encoding putative F-box protein At2g33200 produces the protein MEAAAASSSQARGWSSLPADVLVLILGSLRWSSHPIVALVCRHWRYAASLCPFYPAWITPLLLNTAEVGTANIRYYSPYYDKNFEVDDTLKVPGAKICCSTGRHLKMRVDKSSVFDIDLVSGVLVEVLPQKPYALFNFVVSDRDERLFGIEAMFTIEVASAIRTNSDEWEDWNLAENSPDWSQLQASPGTNPVLHNSLLYLLAQDGRLAVYDPCRHHEGFKILDKPNSFGFKCEDSYLLESNQGELMVVAIERRGKKVHLVKLNEQSMEWEKVDSLHSQTVFTGSLTTMMKKTKFNWMQNMIFLPRFYQWPETVHVDLVARDGELAFVPKLPFCADTYLDTCGTNIWSYELAHGAATKEFWGTERADYSIWVDFGDN